Part of the Lampris incognitus isolate fLamInc1 chromosome 1, fLamInc1.hap2, whole genome shotgun sequence genome is shown below.
GTGGGAGATGCTGAGGCGCGTTGGAAGGATATCTGATGAGGGCTGAATCCGGCTGCTGTGAGAGTGAAGACCTTACTTATTTTATTTGATTAAAGGTaaagcagtctctctctctctctctctctctctctctctctctctctctctctctctctctctctctctctctctctctcttcacattcaaAGGTACAAACCGATAGATGACGATTTCTGTTGATGACCACAGTGGCTTGTTCGGTCATTAGAGAGCTAAAATGATTTCATTCAAGACATTCACAATGAACTCCTGGATGTAGCTGTCCACAAATTGTACTCCAGTATGTAGCCTAAGGAACAATCCTCCTTATGTTGCCATCTAGTGGTTACTGGTGGTATTGTTATGTGgcgtgaccggggggggggggaattgtacAATGCAATGTGACAATATCAAGTTAGCTAGGTGACTTAGGTTGATTCAGCCACTGAACGAGTCACCTTAGTCATCCTcacatccccctccccctccgagaGACTCGGCAGAGCCACCACTGCCCCCGTCTGCACAATTGTTCATCTTTAACTTCACGTCAGACAAACTGCTCAGATTCTGCTGCTTTTCAAGAAATTTATTAAGGTGTTTAAGTCATAAAACGTCAATGTGAGATTGAGACCCGCAGAACCGGAGCGGGCCGGTCCGTTCAGGACGGTTCAGATCCAGACTGATGACTCTACAGAACCAGAAAGACATTTTCATCCTTTTCCGGTCACGCAAGTTAATAACCATTAATAACGAAGCTCAGACAGACAACACACATCACAACCCGTCATACATCAGACCATCCTCGCATCGCCTGTCAATCATCCTCTGACGGGATGATTGACAGGCGCCGTGTTGGTCTCGACACGAGAAAAACACGGAACCAATTCATcccagagttgtgtgtgtgtgtgtgtgtgtgtgtgtgtgcgcgtgtgtgcgcgcgcgtgcgtgtgtgtgagagagacaggtgtgtgtgtgtgtgtgagagagagagaggtgtgtgtgtgtgtgtgcgcgcgcgcgcgtgtgtgtgcgtgtgtgtgtgtgtgagaaaggggggggggataagccgTTGAATATTTTACATCGTCTGGTCCGGTTTACATGAAAGTCGTCCCGGACACCGACCCAATAAATCCCTTTTCGATCCGAATCTGGTCCAGGACCTTTTAATTAAACGCCGGCCTGTTCGGTCCGGTATCACTTCCCTTAAACACGTGGTTCACGTCGATCCGATCCAGTTTTGTCCATCTCACAGGAGCATCGATCCCACCCCCGGCTGTCCATGCACAACAACCCGGGGCATCGTTGGCCTGCCGGCGGTGCGCAAACCTACCGAGCTGCGGTACAGACCGAGTCCCGGGACAGACCGAGTCCCGGGACAGACAGAGTGCCGGTACTGGGTCCACGCTGGGGAATCCGACAAGACTGTGGTTGAAACGAGGCGGGAAGGAGATCATCCGGTGCAGGGCGGAGAAGGTTGTCGCCTCCAACAGAAGCTCCAGATCCACCGCCGTCTGCCGCTTCCACTTGGTCCTGATGGAGATTTAAGAAACTACATCAAACTACgtcacaacaataaaaacgaaccAGAGTACAAGACTAAACCAGCCAACAGGTCTGGGAAGGCTTTGTGTTTAGTAAGAATCAGTGACACAAGTTTACCCCACAGAAAATGGATTCCTGTTTTCTGTCTGTTTTAATCGAGGCAGCATCGCCCAACGCCCACTGCAAGGTCCCACTGCTAGGTCCCACTGCCAGGGCCCACTGCAAGGTCCCACTGTCAGGTCCCACTGCCAGGGCCCACTGCCAGGTCCCACTGCCAGTTCCCACTGCCAGGTCCCACTGCCAGTTCCCACTGCCATGTCCCACTCGCATGCACTTTGAGTCTCGCTTTACAAGTTCATTATCTACACAGTTGAACTCTCAAGGAGGCAGACCATTAAATTAACTAAATAAAAGGACAAACATCATGCAACAAATAGAAAAAAGATCGCGATTGCAGACATATTCGTCCAGGCTTCCAAGCCTACTGCGCATGTTCCTTCATCCTGAGAGTCCTCTGAATCCGCACACTAGTGAGCAACTCCTGCGGCCCACCACCATCCCTACCCATGGCTGATGTCTTAGGCCACGTCCATCTAGCAATTGCACCAAAATGTGATTTGGCAGCAATTGGCAATCTGACTTTGAGCCTGACAACTGATGACCTTAGCATCTAGTCTGCTTCTGGAGCTGTTGCTCTAACAATGCTTATTTATAATTTTGTATAGTTTTCTGTTTGGGGTGTTCAGCACTTTACTTAACACgagtgttctgtgtttgtgttgttcagGCCTCCACTGCTGAGGATGCAGAGTGGGGCACTGCAGTCACAGTCACGGGGATTTACACGATCCTGAGAGATGGGATGGGGAGGcccgatggtgttttaagcctccaacgtactcttccaaggcagcgctgcatggaaggcactccccgccccctacagtttcagccaatcacagcactggcactaaccctaaccctaaccctaaccagtgctgtgattggctgaaactgttggtggcggggagtgccttccatgcagcgctacCTGGAAGAGTAcgctgggggcttaaaacaccatcgaaggaTGGAGAGCCAGAGGCTGTGGGAATTGTCATCCAAGGCATTGGAGTCCTGACCAACACAGGCGGTGTCATCATGGGGTTCATCAAACTGTTTGGGCTCATTTATGCCCTTGAGCAAGCTTTCCAGAAAACCTCAAGTACACCTTTGGGTTTTTGCAGAAGGTCATAATGGATTTGGACGGGCAGAAGCTGACTGCagacatgctgctgctgatcaccaagCTGTTTGCATAAGAGGCGAACACAGGTGACAAGGTGCATTGACAAGTTTCTTTACCAGGTCTTCTGAGagcggtttttgttttgttttccacttTCACCTTCTGCCCAGTCAATGACAACGGTAATCAGTGACGTCGTGGACGCTTTCCTTCTTCTGACATTTTGAAGGAATTGAGTACGCTGCACAGAGGCAGGCCAGGGGCTGTAATTTACTGAACCGTCACGTACGACTGCAGGCCTCTATTTGAATGTAACGGTGAGTGTATGACGTGCAGCCACGCGGAGGGGAGGGACTTACTGCAATTGCTCCTCCCTGACGAGCTAACGGTTGACGGGGGCTTACGATTGGAATTCCGTGGGCTCAGACGAGTGTTTACACATGGAAAGCTTGCCCACTTCACCTCCCATCCTAACCCCTGGAGTGTGACTACCCTCCACCCTTCTGCAGCTGCCGTTTATCTCTGGTGTCGTGGATGGTTGGTGTTGAGCGTGTTGGTTTTGTCTCTGAGCATTTTCAAGAAAAACATCTCAACCAGGTTTTGTCAAATGAAAAGGAATTTCACCTTATTTAATGACCAGTTAATTGTGTTAGTTTGAGTTGGGCAAACGTGAATCAGTTTCACGTAGTTATGGTgattatttagctgtgtgtgatAAGAGCGACTTGGCCTACCTCAGATCATACTGCACGGCTGCGCTTGCTGAGAGCTGGGGCTGAATGTGCTGATGGGTGGACATCTTGTCCACACTGCAGTGACCTCATCCAAGGAGCTGTTTTTACGAGTGGGGATCTGGTTCGTTACGGCGGTCTGGACGGGCGTTGGCTGGGCGTGTCAGCAGTCTGACAGCTGACTGGACTGAATTATTGATCATTACAGCCGATTATGTAGTTTCAGCACGCGCCCTGAATTATTGATAAGCCACGCGCTCGGTCCATTATTCATGAATAAATGTCTCCTCGGTGAtttactgaatgtgtgtgtgtgtgtgttggatgtggACCGGCGGTCTCGGTTCCGGATCTCACCTGCGGTTCTGGTACCAGGTCTTCACCTGAGCGTCGCTCAGCTGCAGCGATGCCGCGAGCTCCACGCGCTCCTGCACGCTGACGTATCTCTGACGCTGGAAACTGCGCTCCAGCTGCGCGAGCTGCTGCTCGCTGAAGGCCGTGCGCGACTTCCGGGGCTTCTTCCGCCGCGCGCCCGCCGGAGCGGCACGCTGGAGCTGTGTGTCTGAAACGGAGCGGACCGGAAGCGGCGTTAGCAAAAAAGGTAGAAGACAGAGGACAGCTTTCAAACGCTAAAGATGCGAAGAGACGGATGAGACGTAGGTTCCTGCATTCATAACGATCCAAAACAGGATGTGTTATCTTCCCGCTACCGGTTCCGGTAATCGCGCCAAATGAGCCGCCGAGGGCGGAGGTCACCCGGAAGCCGTTAGAACAGCCCGGGTTTATTGTAGAACAAGTTCATTTAAACCGCAGAAAtgaactcagtcagtcagtgattaTTGATCATTTTAATCAAACTGAACGTTTTAATAAAATGCCTTTGATGCTCAACTCGGCCAATATCAGTTAGTAGTTTTTCTTCATTAATATGCCTTCCATTTCTCGGCCTAAATGCGGTGCTGCGTTACAAACACGGCAGTAACATGTAAAGTGACATGTAAACATGTAGATTAACACGTAAAGTAACATGTACACGCAAAATAACATGCAACATGTAAACATGTAAAGTACCATGAAAATTAACATGCAAAGTAACATGTAAACGCATAAAATAACATGCACAGTAACATTTAAACATGTAGTGTAACATAAAAAGTAACAAGTAACGTGTAAACGTCAAATAACATGTAGAGTAACGTGTAAACATGTAAAGTAACATGAAAATTAACACGTAAAGTAACATGTAAACGTGGAAAATAACATGCAAAGTAACATGTAAACATGTAAAGAACATGAAAATTAACATGTAAACGTGGAAAATTAGCATGCAAAGTAACATGTAAACATGTAAAGAACATGAAAATTAACATGTAAAGtaatgtagtgggaaatgcctggggatgtacttggaatgttgcactgggctcgtgcagctagaggaccaatcacaggttagctcgcgctgtcacagacgcaactatattagacaccgcgggagagacaaagcgccagaactgtttagtaaccatatcgtagactgtcaccttagcgtgggatagagcagggaaacctagcgtatcctgggctagatagtagatacggtggctagcagtggtagtgttagcagcagactgcctcggtacctgtagctagctgactacccccgagagcttccccagagagactgagatagacattcacccggtcacaccggagccagagtacagagagagagagagacacgcaccccggagagcagccatccatctcccgccccgcctagagctcagccgccctgttccatcaccagccctggtcccaaggtgagcttgctaacccattagcacacggctaactagcaggctagccctagcattggcgcagctatctagctaacggtgg
Proteins encoded:
- the barhl1a gene encoding barH-like homeobox 1a, which encodes MNEPTSGSEDWTPSGTTQLSRASCSRFGVDFLLSPWPCSPHLLPGESGRESRSSPELSPRSDCTSSPPPLTLQPGQLVPLRRRSGASFLIRDILSDCDAGCVEESGRDTQLQRAAPAGARRKKPRKSRTAFSEQQLAQLERSFQRQRYVSVQERVELAASLQLSDAQVKTWYQNRRTKWKRQTAVDLELLLEATTFSALHRMISFPPRFNHSLVGFPSVDPVPALCLSRDSVCPGTRSVPQLGRFAHRRQANDAPGCCAWTAGGGIDAPRRLSHYQMLQGQVGLALQFYIKNVKFLCDIN